DNA sequence from the Colletotrichum destructivum chromosome 9, complete sequence genome:
TCGACCGAGGCAAGGCTTCATTCTCCATACAGTGAGCAGGGGAGTAACTAAGGAGGGCCTAACATAATGCTGCAGATATGTAGTACTTCTATTTTCATGTATTTATGCCTGTATCAAAGGTACTGTCAATCTAGCCCTTAACAACTTTGATGGTAATGCTATATAAGAACACAGTGGGAAATGTTGTTGTGCTGTAATTTGAACTGTAGGGTGGAGAGTGGAGACGATGCTTTGCTGCAGTTGAGGGGGCATGTCTTCTGTTTCTCTTGGATGGTGTGCGCCTTTTTGCATTTAAACACTCACGCAGCCACGCTTTTGTTTACGCTCAAGAAGGTTTCAAGCAAAACAATTGACAGCCGCCAAGCTCACTCCTCTCAAATTCATCTTCTTTGCCTGTTGTCAGCAAACCAGAAATGGGGCGTTTCAGCTGCCGTTGCTTTGCGCTGGTGTTGGGAGTAACCTCTGCCTTCAAGTTCGATTTTGTGCCAGAACGCACAAGCGTCGCTACTTTCCACGTGGGTGCTTTCAATATATTCTGTTTTCTCTGTTGGGCTCAATCAACATTAACATCATCCTTCACAGTCAAACCTACCAGAACTGTACTCTCTTCAGGAGTCTCAGCTGCAATCTCCAGAACAAAACTCCTACTGGATAGCAGCCTTCGTCACCGCCACCAACAACCACCAGTATGCAGTCATGTCTCAAACGTTCTTGTCTTTGAGTGGTCAGGCTCAGTATCAGTCTGCGATTCTTGATCTCGAAGACACCAACAACTACTGGCGCACGGCAGGCTCATCACCGCTGATTGGAAATGCAACAATTAAGAATGGCGTGCTTGATATTGAACTCGAAGCATTTGGGTTTAGAGGGGTCTCTCAAGACAGTGTTTCCACAATGAACATGTGGGGTGAAGCAGAGACGCATGCACTGAACATCACCTTCGACTCCTCGCCAGTGCTCCTGAACGCTGGCGTTGGCCGATTTCGGTGGGGGACTGGTGTCACGACGCAATGGTCACTGCCGAGATGCAAGACTCAAGGAACCTTCACTATCAACGGTACCACCCTTGAGATCGATCCTGAGAGGTCCCTGACGTGGTACGATCGTCAGCATGGCTTTGGTGGACCAAGTAATTTCACATGGTTCGGCATTGTTTTCTCGGGTGGTGTGAAAGTCAGCGCCTGGCTCTCTGACACCACGGGACCTTTTGAACAGCAGCTGAGGTTTGCCACCGTTCACGCAGAAGACGGGCTTCACCTCCTCCGGTTGAAGGAAGAGCCGGGAACCAGGGGCCCTTGGACATCGCCCAACACAAACCTGACCTACGCTCAAAGTTGGAGTTTGAAGTTCGACAACGGGGATGCTTTGAGCATAAGAACCGTCCGGGAAGACCAAGAGAGACTGCTTGCAGCCCCATTCTATAGCGGAGTCGTCGAGGTAGAGGGCAGTTTCTTCGGTCAGCAGCACGGATTCGGCTTTGTGGACATTGTTACAAGTCCTCTTTAGCTGAATGACAACGCCCCTAAGAAGGTCTGCTTATTCCCGTTACATGGAGCGCCAGGACTAGGTCTTGTATGAGATGGACAGCCCACGCAGTTTTCCGGTCATGGGAATAGCCTTTTATAAGTATATTTGTGTCATGGTCTGAGGTATATCATGTTTCTTTAGGGGTATGATTTACTGTAAGTAGCTCCAGATAAGGATGAGAGGAAAGCTGGTGTTTTCCTACCTATAGTCAAGAGACTCGTCAAACACAAGCTTCTATCATCATATGAAGACGTAGGGTGTAGCCCTGAGTATATATTGCGACTGCGTTAGTCTCTATCATATCTAGGGATCTGTTGTCATAACCCAGCAAGTTATAGGTAACGCAACCCTACTGATTGAGGTAGGATGCAGGTAGTGTATTATTTTGATGCACAAGAAACAAGGCTATGTTAACACCTCATTTCAACGCTTCCGCTTGCTTATCGCCCATGTGTAGGAGGTTTGCAATGCATCCGTAGCGCTTAGTACGCAAAGGGCTCATGATATCGCTGCCCGAAACGGATGAGCATGTATGTCTTCCGACTACAGCATTTGACAATGCTTCGCCCAAGAATTGTATATCCTAACGGCAGAAGAATTCGTCGCAAAGCATGTCAACAAATTCGAGACTGCCTCTCAGATTTCCGTCCGCTTCTTCGCATTCTGCTTTGAGGCTAGGGACATGTAGAAGTATTGCCTCAGTTTCTAGATAGCCTCATTCAGAATTCTCACTGTTCTATAGGAATTAACATGGCTGACACGAACATTCCTGTTTCTAGCTTCGATTCAGTGATCACGAGCGAACATTTAAAGCCCTAGGCACCATCATTAATCTCAATGATCTGGCTATAATTCTGCAGCAAGTTCAGGCAGTTCACAATGGTGTTTATTATGACTCCTATCATGTATGGGCTCCTTAACTTACTTGAAACTCTTTAAGCTTTAAGCCTGCAGGCAGCAATCAAGCAAGTCAAACCTTATATAGGAGAACCGGCTAAAGAGCTCCTAAAAAGAGATTATAAATCTTCAAGTTATAAAGAGCCAACCTAATCTTTCGCTGCTGTAGATAAACCTTAGCTGACAACGTTATAGCCTGTAACATCTAACCTGCTACCTAATTGAGGATGTACTGCTTGCACTTTGGGACGGATAGAGAGCAACTTTCTGTAAGTCAATCACATCCGGAAGCAAGACGTAGTAGAAATTTTGCATCCTTTATTTCTATGGATATACAATAGTACTTCCTCGACCACTAATGCTACAATAGAGTGTTGATCTTAGACGTGCAACTCAAATACTAGAGTAAAGGCAAAATGTAAGTTTAAAGCCATTGATCAATATTTGTTTTCCTAAAGAGAAGACCTAGATAGCTAATTGAAAATTCTTTAAGCTGTTTTCACACATCTTTCCGTCCATCCGCGGTTCCGCTTAATGGCAGACCAAGGGAGACCATTGAGATCGGATCACTAATCTTCTCTGCTGAGGTATGACACCTGGAAGTGAGGCATGGAGGCTAAGTGGCTACACATTGAGAAACAAGAGATTTTAATAACTTCGGCTATTTCATATCTCCCTTTTTAACAGATTGAGAGCCCGATGACGGCCTTGTCTCCGCTCTTGCGGGGAAGGCATTCTTATCGACTTAAACTGCATAACTAGTGCCAAACCAAAAGAGGTAATTGGACTAAGTCCGATACGATACGCTAGATACGCCAGATACGCCAGATGCGCGCTAGATGCGCCGTGCAGAAACATGCGACACGCAGTGAACCCACATGATACCAACGCGCTATCTGATCCTCTGACCTAGCCAACTAAACGTAGACGTCTTAAATATCCAATCCCTCATCGTAACTGCTTGACTCTGGGTTCTTAGTCCTGCATCTTGTCGGTTTCCCTAAAACTTCAATTCACCAAAAAATCGCGCTGAAATGGCTAGTGGCTCCCACGGGGTCATCAAGACCATGTCGAAACATGCCCCTGTCGACAGTCCCGCGGTTGAAACGTCAAAAGCAGCTCCTGTTGTCAGCGCTGTCCTTCATCGCTCATTGAAGAAAGCACCGCCACAAGTCGTCTCGGCAAATGGCAAATATTTGACTTTTGCTGATGGCCGAACTATCCTTGACACAACATGCGGTGCAGCCGTTGCATGCATAGGCTCGAACAATGAAAGAGTAAAGCGAGCGATGGTCGAGCAAATCGACAAGTTTTCTTACTGCAATTCCATGTTCTTTGGTCATGAAGTTGGAGAGCAGTTGGCGACTATGTTGATTCAGGGCACTGGGGGCGCCATGTCGAAAGCCTACTTCATGTGTTCTGGTAAGATACGGGAGTAGTCTTTGCTGTTTGAAGGAAACCTGCTAAAAGTTGGCCACAGGATCAGAAGCTATGGAGTCTGCCATGAAACTGGCGCGGCAGTACTACATGGAACTATCTCCTCAACAGCCCAAACGCGTCAACTTCATTGCCAGGGAAGGCTCGTATCACGGCACGACACTGGGTTCGCTTTCGATGAGCGGCCACGTAGCTAGGCGAAGCCTCTTCTTGGATCTTTTGCTACCAAACATCGCAAGAGTCTCGGCTTGTAACGCATACCGTGGAATGACGGAGGGTCAGACGACCGAAGAGTACGTTGCGCAACTAGCGGATGAGCTGGACCGCAAATTTCAAGAGTTGGGACCCGACACGGTGTGTGCATTTGTTGCTGAGCCCGTCGTTGGCGCTGTAAGTGCTAATGTAAGAGATTGGCCGGGATTGCTTGTGCTAATTGCGAAGTGCAGGCGTTGGGATGTGTCCCAGCTGTCCCCGGGTATTTCAAAGCCATGAAATCGGTTTGCGACAAATACGGCGCTCTTCTCATCTTAGATGGTTAGGATCTGGCTAGATACAGAACCCCCCCTTTATCCAATCAAGTCACTAACGTGCTTACAGAGGTTATGTCTGGCATGGGTCGCTCGGGCACGTTGCATGCATGGCAGCATGAAGATGTTATTCCAGATATACAGACCATCGCGAAAGGACTTGGAGGCGGTTACGCGCCAATGGCTGGTATGTTGATCAATCACCGCGTAGCAAAGGTTCTCGGGGATGGCACCGGGTATGTTTCCACCACACTTCGGGCACACAACAAGACCGCTAATAGAATCAAAGAACTTTCTCTCATGGACACACCTATCAAGGCCACCCAGTTGGGTGTGCTGCAGCACTAGAAGTGCAGCGCATCATCCAAGAAGAGGAACTCGTTTCAAATGTTCGAAAGCAGGGACTTTTGCTTGAAAAGCTTTTGCGCGAGCATTTGGGTGACCATCCCTATGTCGGCAACATCAGAGGAAAGGGCCTCTTCTGGGGAGTAAGTTCAGGAACTCATTTGCAGATACGCATGGTTTGGTTAACCCGCAGTTATAGATTGAGTTTGTTTGTGACAAATTGACCAAAGAGCCATTCCCACGGTCAGCAGATGTCGCTAACAGAATATACCTCACGGGATTTAATGAGTTCGGAATCAGTCTCTATCCCGGAACTGGGACAAAAGACGGCGTTCTGGGCGATCACGTTCTTCTTGCGCCTGCTTACACAAGCACCAGCGAAGAGATTGAATACATTGCTGCAAGAACTAGAGATACCATCTATCGAGCTTTTGACGAGCTTAGCGCTAGTACTGATGGTTTTGAAAACCACTTTGTTTCACAGTAGATGTATATACTAGGGAAACTTTACTTTGTTATTCTCGAGTCTTTGGGTTTAGTGATTACCATACATACATTTTCTTACTCTTGTAATGTTTATTTGAACGCCACCTTTATGGAGAGTTCAGCAAGACCTAGGCAGCAGGAAGAAAATAGTGCAACCTCCAGTAAGGTTTTCTAACCGAGTTTTAGGGGCTTGATGGCCACTGCAAAAAAATATAAAGAGTGCAGAAAATACGGGACGAACTTTGGCTTGCATCTTCTCACTATTAATACAAATGCTTCGATCAAATCACTTGTCACCCGCTTCCCGAATCCTTCGGCCTACTACAATCTTTTGCCGTCATGATGCAGCTCCCATCTCACAGAGCCTTGCAGCGAATCGCCATCCAAGCAGAAAGCGTTAGAAATATTCGCTGGACATGTCTTCCACTAGAGCTCCGACGCATGATTCTACAATTTTTAGCCGACGTTTTGACCTCTGAAGAGCTCCCTCTCGCCATCTACGCAAGCGTTTCGAAAGAATGGCAGAGCTTTTTCGAACCGTTGCTCTGGCAAAAGTTGACCTTCCGGCCCTGGACTTCAAAGTCGAACTTTCAAGGCTTTCGCGAGGCTATCCAAAGACATCACAGATATCTCATTAAGCCCATCTCCCTTTATCTGAGAATGGAAGAATATCGTTGCTATCGATGCCTTCGGGAGGTCGGAGGCCAACATACAATTatcgagagagagagggtaCTTTTTGAAAACTTGGAAAAGCTCTTCTCTATTTTTGCTCTTTGGACCGAAAATATACCCAAAAGTGGTATTTCGCTTGGACTAAAGGGTATCTTGGTTCCAAACGCGGGCGATCGGAGGTAAGTATCTAGGcgtggtcgccgtcgctgtgTCCACCGTCGATCACCCGCCATCATGGATCTATTCGCGGAAATCCGTACCATCAACAGCGTCATCAGCAAGCAAGGGCCTGTTGAGCTGGTACCTAGCATCACTGCGATTTCCATCTGCCAAACACTCTTTTGGAGCTATTCCTCTATCTTACTCTTTCAGCTCCGCGACAGCTTTCCGTGCCTTCAACGACTCGATTTTGAACAACAGCTGGGAACGACACAAACCTTTCAACAGGCAACCGGAAATAGATTCGCATTTTCAATTGCACATCGAGTCCCGTCGCTGCAGAAGCTATCCATATGGGAGTCTCGGTCCAAATTGATATCTGAAGCTCAAAGTCAAAGTGACTCCAAGCAAGCAAACGGGCCAGCAGCTGTGCTCCAGACCGCAGTTCCAGCCAGTTTTCATCTCAAGGAACTAGCAATCACATATGTCATCGACGCAAGAGATTTCTTCTCCCACTTCAACTCTTTAATCTCATCGGGCGAGGAATTACCTTCTTGCGTGCTGGAGCGACTAGTTCTCAGCTGCCAACTTGGGCGACTGCTTGTTAGTCCTATAGAGGTAGATTGTCTACTTGTCGCAGCAAGCCAAGCAGCTACATGCATGCCTCATTCAAAGATGTTGGAAATGTGGAGTCCTGGTTTCGGAGAAGGCTTCCTTTTCAGGTACGAGATTAAGGAGAGCGAAATCAATCTCACGATGGCTGCGACTTGGCAATTCGACATCATTTCTTGGCAACATGGTCGAGGGTGTAAGGTTTTACGAGCTTGGGAGGAGGTAGCGAGCCGATATACAGACCGAAGATTCAACCGTGCCATTGAGAGCATCGACACGGTGGCTCTACCCAAGACGTACAGTATTTGCAGGTGTCTGAAATCTTTCAGACTCATTCGAAAATGGAGAAGTCCTTGAACAGGTAGAGTTCGAGTCCATTCAAGTAGTAACCGTTCTCGTTGTCCTCTTTCATCAGTCCCAAGTTCAAGTCTGCAATCTGAGCCACCGCAATTTTAACTGCACATCCATCACCCCTATTATCACGATTACCGTTATCACCATTGTTACTAACATGTTAGAGGTCTGCAGCTTGATCGACTGCACGGCTGACAaacgaagacgaagaagcagcGTACTGCCAGTTTGAGGAGACGAATCAGCAGAGGTCTTGCATGCATGCCTTTCTTTTACTAGCTACACTGGCTGACGTTTCACCCTTGACAGAGGAAAGCCGaaccgccgtcgtcgcaaACGAACCAGACCCCAAACACCATACTGATGCTATCATTAGACTAGTTCTCCTTCTGGCTGGCCCTTCCTCCTTTACCGAAAAGTACATCGATTATATTAACGACAACAAGCCACATCCCTGTTCCCTCGTCAGACCCCCTTTCCGACGACCACTTTATCGAGTTACAGCGTCTGGTTCCCTTTGGGCTCACTCATATGGACAACATGCAGGCTCTAAGTACCATTTTGCTGGCGCTCGCAATCCAGCAATTGCGTGCAACAGACAATGGCAGGGCATTGAAGCGACGGAttgaggtggtcttggcGGCCGgcccagggcgtcgacgagaggGAGTGAGCGAGCGAGATAGAGACAGAGGGAGGTTTAGACAGTCTAAGCAGAGCCATGATCGATGCTGTCGATAGCGAGAGTCGCAATGCTTCTGACCAAGTGGGCATCATCAAGACAAATGGCACGAGACACAAGACACAAGACACAAGACACGACACACAAGACAACAGTAGAAGACGTGCCTATTGTACAACCGTCGCCCTTATAATAATTTACCGATGACGACCCCGTCAAAGATATCGATTCAATTCAGGTAGTTATTGGGCCTCTCTCTTGGACTATTATTTGTCGACTGCACTT
Encoded proteins:
- a CDS encoding Putative AttH-like domain superfamily protein; its protein translation is MGRFSCRCFALVLGVTSAFKFDFVPERTSVATFHSNLPELYSLQESQLQSPEQNSYWIAAFVTATNNHQYAVMSQTFLSLSGQAQYQSAILDLEDTNNYWRTAGSSPLIGNATIKNGVLDIELEAFGFRGVSQDSVSTMNMWGEAETHALNITFDSSPVLLNAGVGRFRWGTGVTTQWSLPRCKTQGTFTINGTTLEIDPERSLTWYDRQHGFGGPSNFTWFGIVFSGGVKVSAWLSDTTGPFEQQLRFATVHAEDGLHLLRLKEEPGTRGPWTSPNTNLTYAQSWSLKFDNGDALSIRTVREDQERLLAAPFYSGVVEVEGSFFGQQHGFGFVDIVTSPL
- a CDS encoding Putative aminotransferase class-III, pyridoxal phosphate-dependent transferase, major, translated to MASGSHGVIKTMSKHAPVDSPAVETSKAAPVVSAVLHRSLKKAPPQVVSANGKYLTFADGRTILDTTCGAAVACIGSNNERVKRAMVEQIDKFSYCNSMFFGHEVGEQLATMLIQGTGGAMSKAYFMCSGSEAMESAMKLARQYYMELSPQQPKRVNFIAREGSYHGTTLGSLSMSGHVARRSLFLDLLLPNIARVSACNAYRGMTEGQTTEEYVAQLADELDRKFQELGPDTVCAFVAEPVVGAALGCVPAVPGYFKAMKSVCDKYGALLILDEVMSGMGRSGTLHAWQHEDVIPDIQTIAKGLGGGYAPMAGMLINHRVAKVLGDGTGTFSHGHTYQGHPVGCAAALEVQRIIQEEELVSNVRKQGLLLEKLLREHLGDHPYVGNIRGKGLFWGIEFVCDKLTKEPFPRSADVANRIYLTGFNEFGISLYPGTGTKDGVLGDHVLLAPAYTSTSEEIEYIAARTRDTIYRAFDELSASTDGFENHFVSQ